In one window of Calypte anna isolate BGI_N300 chromosome 1, bCalAnn1_v1.p, whole genome shotgun sequence DNA:
- the LOC115598852 gene encoding polycystic kidney disease and receptor for egg jelly-related protein-like, translating into MAMKVLHLLLQLLSCCLVGSGVSSASAPALPGVRVNNCAAKTIEAPVAFQREPCSLKTVRIQRPYNNNAVLHHKRKTSFFLFVRLEVECNVTIRIKPLWKVYRVPDTSTPLAWGEPQSTSSLRGVNTVRLTVPSSALDYGLYLFHFNVDVNPNMSKTVLKGSDKIYVQIDRSDLVAHIAGGPLRTVGFSDNWKLDGSASYDPDSLKEGLNGIIFHWFCTRRMRDYGIWQLTAEYKCHPEQTSLRWLAGAGVVQTVAPKTLRVDITYYFRLVIQKDQRKNFAVQTVLVRSGSPPLLNVVCIANCGRSLIPTERFILSGKCLTCGTYKQPFYYWSLLAENSTEINFDWSSRTSTGRFGSYLSIHALTFTKTALQSYILLLKVTTWDGRSSTYRHEFKVDSPPRAGKCSIKPRWGTAFLTKFVVQCSGFSDTNLPLTYKVIVASNVPQTTKVTSVKENTFGTIMYFGYEPKTPPSFLPVGEPSQKYNLPLYVQVHNSLGVFTQVNLSVRVHNPVKSRPLTVVFHELLASVSGLAAPMTSYMQSGDYLSATYLAYLAASVLNYIKTKSTLPVPKSQFRKNLINTAMNISIHSTVEINQIVAALSLVTEEAEEVDIRSQDLALQKLTEAMRVLKTERSERKWSEEAEIQTSGILKCLSNILRAALLRSRNVNVSGVKKAFFIMENLTEVVFQGKVPGEAETQMKTKDWNITLNKNETWQIPDAFPTRDTCRNCFYPSLKKGDVLAFPKDAVISTALFEFDENPFPWLGYTTEIATTILGFKMTETKANGDQLRIMPQGANIIVARKDSEFSTFQLTMGPDKTRAYTIGGFNFEVKRDTKIIYIQILTQLEVTFKVLVFTGANVTHAQPIASFEAFHNRSTVVSKNETTSNDCVIKTPYIICLPESLLTATAQESNAGTYNISIVLLTPYIVRHQTQELVSIHIFSDQCVFLLGLHSAWAEDMCRVGPLTDWQRVHCVCDIKKGQSSHFLPDVSRSFLFSMMFLAAKVLVTPNAVDLGKALIADIPRNPVTLLTVFFIFVIYFLLFFWALKKDRIDRERRDTVIVLPDNDPFDKVSFLVTLYTGSRWGAGTKADVFLQLIGQNGTSDVHCLRHSYFPSFQKGSADRFLLTTKTDLGDICALRVWHNNKGPSPSWFLSRAKVENMATRETWFFMCRKWLSIDKDDHLLERTFSATDPKTPLPRSDVFLINLARSLADNHLWFSVFASVLTSTFNRLQRLSSCLAILLLNLFLNILFFNAEMDEESTVDLRYLRSAIVGIECALLTVPVEMIIIVLFKFSKKKPFPPDGAQKDPKLGSPFMAGKLKNWKERLQKSYPSETSSQMKNNIPLENLPGPSNSQSPPFSTKTRSQGDQQNRSNHTVSERDKNAIGTDEQTGITNSPPMAEACQSQVPSNSGFKNNYTEEGGNLQKEEKSLGITSTSSHNTQHLIFCWWCVYVSWALVIAVTGVSSFFIVLYGLSYGYQTSVEWLIASAVSFIENVFFISILKISFLIAIRTIRPKYCENIIWVTQEKYSEIRLGKEIMNADEMRKMHLKLAKLRGSKKYKPLGADEIAAMMRRAKIKAKAFVFIKGLISHLVFLTLLLNFVYSTENANSFLYNQFIHRQFSPRLSSVDKLEHIYVWVKDLFLPMIHNDMQPTFLPKSWSKIVGLPRMRQVRAKRTKKKCFRPYSFVNNFVIGKSHCLPKYGTDIPERGDFAGIWTKVDNQSASKDASSYTGFTYEWNWTPWVYYSYGDLHTYGPAGYTFYFFPEEGKPNSTIRLDALQQSDWLDEYTWAVIIELTTFNPDADLFCTISVIFETSNFGIIKPSLSVHSFALPIFHQQTKSQMCLFGILFAFLLIYVVDELKTIGREKKYYIRNIFNIINLCLKSALLLVVCLKVMKFKMGEDILNFYLLNPDDFIHFHAVSQLDQLLRITLGFLAFLTVLKTLKYFVLLYDVRLAQKSILAALPSISSMAFIVVAYFFVFMAFGYLAFGQHEWNYNNMIHSAQTIFSYCVSAFRDTEFSSNRLLGGLFLASFMLVMICVLINLLHAVIMSAYSDTKQPVVDEPSEEELVLAFVWQRLRQIFYCLICKTPKTSKPDFFHSVLDGQPNRKHHRHLGLKKREINGKKMVYLVI; encoded by the coding sequence ATGGCAATGAAAGTGCTTCAtctcctccttcagctgctcagctgctgtctgGTAGGCTCGGGGGTCTCCTCTGCCTCCGCACCTGCTCTTCCAGGAGTCAGAGTCAACAACTGTGCTGCAAAAACCATAGAAGCACCAGTGGCTTTCCAAAGAGAACCctgttctttaaaaactgtCAGGATTCAGAGACCTTATAATAACAACGCTGTCCTGCACCATAAAAGGAAGacatcctttttcctttttgttagaTTAGAGGTAGAGTGCAACGTTACTATACGTATCAAGCCCCTGTGGAAAGTCTATCGTGTTCCAGACACATCAACTCCTCTAGCCTGGGGAGAGCCACAGAGCACTTCTTCACTGCGTGGTGTAAATACCGTACGCTTAACTGTTCCCAGTTCTGCTTTGGATTATGGGTTGTATCTGTTTCATTTCAATGTTGACGTAAATCCAAATATGTCCAAAACAGTTCTCAAGGGCTCAGATAAAATTTATGTTCAGATTGACAGGAGCGATCTAGTGGCACATATCGCAGGAGGCCCATTGCGCACAGTGGGTTTTTCTGATAATTGGAAGCTTGATGGCTCTGCGTCCTATGATCCTGATTCACTGAAGGAAGGACTGAATGGAATCATATTTCATTGGTTCTGCACTAGAAGAATGAGAGACTATGGAATCTGGCAATTGACCGCTGAATACAAATGCCATCCAGAACAGACCAGTTTGAGATGGTTAGCAGGCGCGGGTGTGGTTCAAACAGTAGCACCAAAAACCCTGAGAGTAGACATCACATACTACTTTCGCCTAGTGATTCAAAAGGATCAAAGGAAGAACTTTGCTGTGCAAACTGTACTGGTGCGGTCTGGCTCACCACCCCTTCTCAATGTGGTGTGCATTGCAAATTGTGGTAGATCTCTGATCCCAACAGAGAGATTTATATTGTCTGGAAAATGCCTAACCTGTGGAACATACAAACAGCCATTCTACTACTGGTCCCTTTTAGCAGAAAACTCTACAGAAATTAACTTCGACTGGTCTTCCAGAACCTCAACAGGAAGATTTGGGTCTTACCTTTCTATACATGCTCTGACTTTTACAAAGACTGCACTTCAATCCTACATACTTCTGCTAAAAGTAACTACCTGGGATGGTAGGTCCTCAACCTACAGACATGAGTTTAAGGTGGATTCACCTCCTAGGGCTGGCAAGTGTAGTATCAAACCACGCTGGGGCACAGCCTTTCTGACAAAATTTGTGGTTCAATGCAGTGGATTTTCTGACACCAATTTACCTCTGACTTATAAAGTGATAGTAGCTTCCAATGTACCCCAAACTACCAAAGTaacttctgtgaaggaaaacacatttgGCACAATTATGTACTTTGGTTATGAGCCTAAAACTCCTCCATCTTTTCTCCCAGTTGGAGAGCCCTCTCAGAAGTACAACTTGCCGCTCTATGTTCAAGTCCACAATTCCCTCGGGGTGTTTACCCAGGTGAATTTGAGCGTCCGCGTACACAACCCTGTCAAGAGTCGACCACTCACTGTTGTGTTccacgagctgctggcctcagTAAGTGGTTTAGCCGCACCAATGACATCTTATATGCAGAGTGGAGATTATCTGAGTGCAACTTATTTGGCTTATCTGGCAGCCTCAGTCTTGAACTATATTAAAACTAAATCAACTCTCCCGGTGCCAAAATCTCAGTTTCGGAAAAACCTGATCAATACAGCCATGAATATTTCAATTCATAGCACAGTGGAAATCAACCAAATAGTTGCTGCTCTTTCCCTAGTCACGGAGGAAGCTGAAGAAGTGGACATTAGATCACAAGACCTTGCCCTTCAGAAACTGACAGAAGCAATGAGAGTGCTGAAGACGGAGAGGTCTGAGAGAAAGTGGTCCGAGGAAGCAGAAATTCAGACCAGCGGAATACTAAAGTGCTTGTCCAACATCCTGAGAGCTGCTCTTTTGCGTTCCAGGAATGTCAACGTTAGTGGAGTTAAAAAAGCCTTCTTCATCATGGAAAATTTAACAGAGGTAGTTTTCCAGGGCAAAGTCCCCGGAGAAGCAGAaactcaaatgaaaacaaaagactGGAATATCACTCTGAACAAAAATGAAACCTGGCAAATTCCAGATGCTTTCCCTACCAGAGACACCTGCAGGAACTGCTTTTATCCATCTCTGAAAAAGGGAGATGTTTTAGCATTTCCCAAGGATGCCGTGATTTCCACTGCTCTTTTTGAGTTTGATGAGAACCCTTTCCCTTGGTTAGGTTACACAACAGAAATTGCAACAACGATCTTGGGGTTCAAAATGACAGAAACAAAGGCTAATGGGGATCAACTGCGGATCATGCCTCAAGGAGCAAATATTATTGTTGCTAGGAAAGACAGCGAATTTTCAACTTTCCAATTAACAATGGGACCCGATAAAACACGAGCTTACACCATTGGAGGATTTAATTTCGAGGTCAAAAGAGATACCAAGATCATATATATTCAGATCCTGACACAATTAGAAGTTACTTTCAAGGTGCTAGTCTTTACAGGCGCCAACGTCACTCATGCTCAACCCATTGCCTCTTTTGAAGCTTTTCACAACAGGTCAACAGTTGTGAGCAAAAATGAGACAACTAGCAATGACTGTGTCATTAAGACTCCCTATATTATCTGTCTCCCAGAGTCACTGCTGACAGCCACAGCTCAGGAAAGCAACGCAGGCACTTACAACATCTCCATTGTCTTGCTGACACCCTACATTGTAAGGCATCAAACGCAGGAACTGGTGAGCATACACATTTTTAGTGACCAGTGCGTATTTCTGCTCGGCCTCCACAGTGCGTGGGCAGAAGACATGTGCAGGGTTGGGCCCTTAACTGACTGGCAGAGGGTACACTGTGTTTGCGATATAAAGAAGGGTCAGAGCAGTCATTTTCTCCCCGATGTGTCACGCTCATTCCTGTTCAGCATGATGTTCCTTGCAGCCAAAGTATTAGTTACTCCCAACGCAGTAGATCTGGGAAAAGCCCTGATAGCAGACATACCTAGAAACCCAGTGACTCTCTTAACagtgttctttatttttgtcatatacttccttttgttcttctggGCCCTGAAAAAAGACAGGATTGACAGGGAACGCAGAGACACGGTTATAGTTCTGCCAGACAACGACCCCTTTGATAAAGTGAGCTTTTTGGTTACTTTATACACAGGCAGTCGCTGGGGAGCTGGAACCAAAGCAGATGTCTTTCTTCAGCTCATTGGCCAGAATGGCACAAGTGATGTCCATTGTTTACGGCACTCGTATTTTCCATCTTTCCAAAAAGGAAGTGCTGATCGCTTTCTGTTAACTACAAAGACAGACTTGGGAGACATTTGTGCCTTGAGGGTCTGGCACAACAACAAGGGCCCATCTCCAAGCTGGTTCTTAAGCAGAGCCAAAGTTGAGAATATGGCCACCAGGGAAACCTGGTTCTTCATGTGCAGAAAATGGCTTTCTATTGACAAGGATGATCACTTACTAGAAAGgacattttctgccacagaccCCAAGACACCTCTGCCCAGAAGCGATGTCTTTTTGATTAATCTTGCCAGGAGCCTGGCAGATAACCATCTGTGGTTCTCAGTTTTTGCTAGTGTTCTCACTAGCACCTTCAACAGGCTCCAAAGGCTGTCTTCTTGCTTAgcaatattattattaaacttgtttcttaacattttattctttaatgCTGAAATGGATGAAGAATCTACAGTAGACTTGAGGTATTTAAGATCAGCAATAGTGGGAATTGAATGTGCATTGCTTACTGTACCTGTGGAGATGATTATAATTGTCTTATTTAAGTTTTCCAAGaagaaaccttttcctcctgatGGGGCTCAGAAAGACCCAAAGCTAGGTTCACCATTCATGGCTGGAAAACTTAAGAATTGGAAGGAACGTTTGCAAAAATCGTACCCTTCAGAAACTTCATCACAAATGAAGAATAATATTCCTTTGGAGAACCTTCCCGGTCCCAGCAACTCACAGAGCCCACCATTTTCCACAAAGACAAGAAGCCAGGGAGATCAACAAAACAGGAGTAACCACACCGTTTCTGAAAGAGATAAGAATGCAATTGGCACAGACGAGCAGACAGGAATCACAAATTCCCCTCCAATGGCTGAGGCCTGCCAGAGCCAGGTACCATCAAATTCcggttttaaaaataattacacgGAAGAAGGGGGCAACttgcagaaagaagagaaatcacTAGGCATTACCTCCACGTCCTCTCACAATACACAgcacttaattttttgttggtggtgtgTCTATGTCTCATGGGCACTAGTTATAGCTGTCACTGGGGTGTCATCATTTTTCATTGTGTTATATGGCTTGTCTTATGGCTATCAGACTTCAGTAGAGTGGCTTATAGCATCTGCAGTCTCCTTTATTGAGaatgtgtttttcatttcaatcctgaaaataagttttttaaTAGCTATACGTACAATTCGTCCAAAATACTGTGAGAACATCATCTGGGTAACTCAGGAAAAGTATTCTGAGATAAGGTTGGGTAAAGAAATCATGAATGCAGATGAGATGAGAAAGATGCACTTGAAACTCGCTAAACTCAGGGGCAGCAAGAAGTATAAGCCTTTAGGAGCTGACGAAATTGCAGCCATGATGAGAAGGGCAAAAATCAAAGCCAAGgcatttgttttcataaaagGTCTCATCAGTCACCTTGTCTTTTTAACATTACTATTAAATTTTGTCTATTCCACTGAGAACGCAAACAGTTTCCTCTACAACCAGTTCATCCATAGGCAGTTCTCTCCACGACTCTCCAGTGTAGATAAGCTAGAACATATCTACGTGTGGGTAAAAGACTTGTTCTTGCCCATGATCCACAATGACATGCAGCCAACCTTTCTTCCCAAGAGCTGGTCAAAAATAGTTGGTTTGCCTAGGATGAGGCAAGTGCGTGCTAAACGTaccaagaaaaaatgtttccgtCCTTACAGCTTTGTCAATAACTTTGTGATCGGCAAAAGCCACTGTCTTCCCAAATATGGCACTGACATCCCAGAGAGAGGTGATTTTGCTGGCATTTGGACAAAGGTGGACAATCAGTCTGCCTCCAAGGATGCCAGCAGTTACACTGGGTTCACTTACGAGTGGAACTGGACTCCCTGGGTGTATTATTCATATGGAGATTTGCACACATACGGACCAGCAGGAtatacattttacttttttcctgaagaaggaAAACCTAATTCAACGATAAGGCTGGATGCTCTGCAACAGAGTGACTGGCTTGATGAATATACATGGGCTGTGATCATTGAACTAACTACATTTAACCCTGATGCAGATCTCTTTTGCACCATCTCAGTCATATTTGAAACGTCAAATTTTGGGATCATAAAACCAAGTTTGTCAGTGCACTCTTTTGCACTCCCCATTTTTCATCAGCAAACTAAATCACAAATGTGTCTGTTTGGAattctttttgcctttctgttaATTTATGTCGTGGATGAGCTTAAAACCATAGGCcgagaaaaaaaatactacattaGAAACATTTTCAATATAATCAACTTATGCTTAAAATCAGCATTACTCCTTGTTGTTTGTTTAAAGGTCATGAAGTTTAAGATGGGAGAGGATATACTGAACTTTTACTTACTTAACCCAGATGATTTCATTCACTTTCATGCAGTTTCTCAATTGGACCAGCTTTTAAGGATTACTCTGGGCTTTTTAGCATTTCTTACAGTCTTGaaaactctgaaatattttgttttactttatgATGTGCGCCTGGCACAAAAATCAATCCTGGCAGCCCTTCCCAGCATCTCTTCAATGGCCTTCATTGTAGTGGCATACTTCTTTGTATTTATGGCTTTTGGCTACCTTGCGTTTGGGCAGCATGAATGGAATTACAATAATATGATTCACTCAGCTCAGACTATATTCTCTTACTGTGTCTCAGCTTTCAGGGATACCGAATTTTCATCCAACAGGCTGCTGGGTGGTCTTTTCCTAGCCTCATTCATGTTGGTGATGATTTGTGTCCTGATCAATCTCTTGCATGCTGTCATTATGTCTGCCTATAGTGATACAAAACAACCCGTGGTTGATGAACCATCCGAGGAAGAACTAGTTCTTGCTTTTGTATGGCAAAGGCTCAGACAGATATTTTATTGTCTGATCTGTAAAACACCCAAAACAAGCAAGCCTGACTTTTTTCACAGTGTACTCGATGGGCAGCCTAATAGAAAACATCACCGACATTTAGGgctcaaaaaaagagaaataaatgggaaaaaaatggtttatcTTGTTATATGA